AGCTTTGACATTTTTGACATCTCGAAATAATGGTCTAGTCACCGTATATGATGTCTCCCGTCCATCTGAGGGGCTCTTCCACCTCAATGATTCTCCATATTCCGTGTTTGGAAGTATCGATACGTATCAAAGACATCTCGGGCAACAATTTCTATCTCTAAATGAAACTCTCGGACTTGTACGCCTATCAGAGCTTAAGGGTGTCGAGTTCACAGAAATTCTTTCGTTACCATCAGAATCCCGCAATGGCCACGCAATAGAATTATCTGAAGATGTTATACAGAACAGAGACCCACAGGCCGTTGTTCCTGCGGATCTTGGCCCACTTAGCATTCAAGAATTCAGTCAAGTTAATTTAAATTCTGTATACAAAGGTGGTGTAAATAATCCCCCTCTGTACGATTATTGCTAAAATTGTTCTCTAGAACTCTTTCAAACCCATTTTGAAAAGATCAAACggctcgaagaagaagatgctgAAATGTTTCACGATATGGTCGACAATTTCCCCCGGTATCTGCAAAGTAAAGAAATACCAACGGATCACATATTAACAACGTAAGTTTGTATACCAACAATCTGACATACTGTTTGGTGATTGCTGTAACAGATATGATATAGCATTTTGTGCTGGTGAACCACCAGGTCAACCTGGTAGAGCCGATTTTCTTACTGAAAGCTTGATTTCTTCCAAAAGAGGCTACAGGGCGCTTAAGCAAGGGCGCCTATCTGCTGAACTCGTCAGATCACCTTGGCATCGGTCAATTTCTTCCGTCCTCCGACATTTGGACCCATCCTTTCCATCAGGGCCATTACAATCAATGGAGTACCTTCAAAGTTTTCAACCACTGGATAATGCGTGTTACTCAAATAAAGCTCGTGAATATGCACAGGACTCGTGCGAGCAGTTGACCGTGGATCTCGCTTTAGGTTCCGATATCTATTTCGATGATACAATCTTTAATAAAGCAGAAGCCGGCGTACTGGAAGTTATGACTCAGGCGCTATCCATTGACGGTGGTCCTCCGCCTATTCGATTTGGATACTTAACGCCTGTAGAGAAAAATCGATCATATTATGCCGGAGAATCGCAGATCTCAGAAGGCTTACGCTTGCCTCTGGGGGTTCGACTGTTGTTAAATGACTGGGATTCCGGTAATCCTGACGATTATATCTATAAAAATCCATACGCCGCCGCTTTTCTAGAGACCAAACAATTAAATCAGCCAGCGACCCTTGAGCCGACATCAAGTTTGCCTGTAAAACTCCAACGTCCACCGCAAATCATGGCGTCCAATACAGTTTCAGCCGCTCCTCCTGAAATACATAAAAAATTGACATTAAAATCACTATCTCAAGATCCTTACCCTCCTTCGATAAACGAATTCAAGAATTCGCAAGCAAGCACACCTCCTCAAGGTCTCGCCACAAGTACTCAGATAATGCCAGGTCCACACGGTGGAAGGCCGGCTCCCAAGAAAAAGCCACCGAAAAAAAGATTGGGAGGGTTTTGATTGCATAGATTTGTTCTCAGCACAATAATGTTTTATATGAGTGATATTTAAGTATCATTTTTGGTTTTCCCGTTGGTATACGTAGCCGTTTGatgataaaaaaaaaaatagtaCTTCTTCCTGCCAAGTGCAAGTTCAGGTCAAGTGATATTCGCGTGACGCCCTAAAGCCTCGTGCTGCACCGGTCATAGAAATCAAGCTCTACCAGCTTCACGGTTTCCGCTCCCGTTCCTCATAAACTCCTGCACTCCACAGTCTGAAAACAAAACCGGTCTCGTCGTGCAAGCGCACGAAGCTGGACTTTGGGCCAGCCACATTACCTGCTCTATGGATGGAAAAAGGCAAGTGATTGATTCATTACCTGTTCGGTGAAAAGGCTTCATATGGCATTCAGGACACCTAATCCTGCGTATGACCCTGACAAATTCAATGATTTCTTGCGACGTATGTCCATATTCTCTGTTTCTCTTCAGATTATACCGACGCTGGGACTATTACAGAAAACAAGGCAGTCGTATGTGCACTTTCAGCTAGCTATGTATCGACTTTCGCAGGATATCCAGTCAGTACAGTCAGGGCCCTATTAGATGTTCCGAATTGAAACGCAATGCTCTCTAGCTGGACTCTATCAAGTCCAGACTACAGACAACCAAAACAAGGATAACAGTCCCCAGGCTTGCTGCGCTGGTGTACCGTGAAGAGGGAATAATGGGATTCTATCGAGGCCTGTGGATTCCATTAATGACGATATCTTTTGTCCGTGAGTAAATAATTAGCATTCCGTTGTTGTCTACAAGTCTGACTAGCAATTAGGCGCTGCAAGCTTTACCATTTATTCGCGCACCAAAGAGAATTTCCACAACAATAACATCCTTTGTCGTGACAGCATCATCGATGTTTCTTTAACAGGAGGAGTAAGTGGTGCGATGTCCGGTGCTCTCATATCTTTTGGAAGTGCTCGTGCGTGTTAAAAACTGTACCAGAATTGAACTTCAAACCGACTAATTGTGCTCTCCGGTAGCTTTTGAGCTTGTCAAAGTTTGTCGGCCGATGAGATTACCGTATTTCAATCCACTGACAGTACACAAGGTTCGTAGACAGTTGGAATATACCATTGCGGCCACCAAGGGTATCACAATGGCGAAACCTCCGGGAACAATTGAGGCGGTGAAGGATATCTTTCGGACTAACGGCCTTGCGGGCTTGTACACAGGTTTTCGACTTCATTTTGGTACGTCTGAAGACATATTTTCGATTCAAAGATTTACCCTGACTATGATAATAGTTCGTGATACGGCTGGGACGGCATTGTATTTTCTTGAATATGATGGAATGCGCCATCTTCTTGGGAGGCAAAGGTCGGGAGAACAAGGACCGACTCCTCCATGGCTCCCGATACACTCCTCTTTGGTTCCTTTCGTTTGTGGTTCGCTTTCAGGGGTGTGTAAACAAGCGAAACTTATCGTACAACATTCGATGTACTGAATGCCGACAGGTTACTTCGTGGGCATTGATATATCCATTGGATGTGTAAGCCCCTAAATCCATTTTTACACTTTACCCGACTTCCATCgatttttacttttttttataGTGTAAAAACCAAAGTCCAACAACGTGCTTTAGCAGGAGAACGTTATCGAGGTCCATGGGAGACATTGTACCGCCTTGTTCGAGGTGGGTACACTACAGGGTTTTGGAACTGA
This Psilocybe cubensis strain MGC-MH-2018 chromosome 3, whole genome shotgun sequence DNA region includes the following protein-coding sequences:
- a CDS encoding putative mitochondrial carrier C29A3.11c; this encodes MAFWPSDERNKRPIVSKRKGRKVLEISKGRDYPNLEPGLIGAATLSEGNNNKLEWDFLTMPNKDFSLNRLNIGKRLEVFPQSPPLSSRNTSRTVRQRAEQGANFLRTYLPDVEIPSELIRDQLLEETQICDDLEVFDPYSGNLLEVSTSPQDPNSALLLFPTGDTNRDLTITYVRSLKPRSILFRPTPTPLWSFSTPIQQIETLMGLGTSTEMFSIEHPNHHTTTTATTRRVARFSRSDTNDEVIVDAKIQPFSESMLVISDQGTLFNCTVQNGERSAISLHTFSPSIQNKSGFWRLSLASNGSVSYVMSEKTVEQFDNRTNTVQSFLSIANQNHILTSIESCRHSNILPLCSTDQVIWMDTRFTGKPLLAYSHGRQRDRYISTQTLYHRANTSLTFLTSRNNGLVTVYDVSRPSEGLFHLNDSPYSVFGSIDTYQRHLGQQFLSLNETLGLVRLSELKGVEFTEILSLPSESRNGHAIELSEDVIQNRDPQAVVPADLGPLSIQEFSQVNLNSVYKELFQTHFEKIKRLEEEDAEMFHDMVDNFPRYLQSKEIPTDHILTTYDIAFCAGEPPGQPGRADFLTESLISSKRGYRALKQGRLSAELVRSPWHRSISSVLRHLDPSFPSGPLQSMEYLQSFQPLDNACYSNKAREYAQDSCEQLTVDLALGSDIYFDDTIFNKAEAGVLEVMTQALSIDGGPPPIRFGYLTPVEKNRSYYAGESQISEGLRLPLGVRLLLNDWDSGNPDDYIYKNPYAAAFLETKQLNQPATLEPTSSLPVKLQRPPQIMASNTVSAAPPEIHKKLTLKSLSQDPYPPSINEFKNSQASTPPQGLATSTQIMPGPHGGRPAPKKKPPKKRLGGLKTKPVSSCKRTKLDFGPATLPALWMEKGKTPNPAYDPDKFNDFLRQNKAVVCALSASYVSTFAGYPLDSIKSRLQTTKTRITVPRLAALVYREEGIMGFYRGLWIPLMTISFVRAASFTIYSRTKENFHNNNILCRDSIIDVSLTGGVSGAMSGALISFGSAPFELVKVRRQLEYTIAATKGITMAKPPGTIEAVKDIFRTNGLAGLYTGFRLHFVRDTAGTALYFLEYDGMRHLLGRQRSGEQGPTPPWLPIHSSLVPFVCGSLSGVTSWALIYPLDVVKTKVQQRALAGERYRGPWETLYRLVRGPDPTSPKPILSGVARIYRGLGVSALRSITTHGLLWTLFDMTAQYIDKLPPSRVDNHY